ATTGTGGTTGTTGCTCGTGGATCATAAAGCAATAATGCTCTTGATGTGGTTCAAGATTGGTTAGTTGCGGATGTCTATCAAGGTACAGGGATAGGTCAGTTTTATACACCGAACTTAGGAATCAATCAAACCAATGAATTTGTTGAATTCTCTCAAAAAGTATTTAGAGATCAATTAGCTCCAGATGGGGTGGGAAGTTTTACTGGCCATAGTTTAGGCGGTAAATTAGCCACTGTTGGTGCAATAAGGTCTGGAAAACTTGCGACAACCTTTGCAGCTGCTAATCCGTTTCATGAGTTAAATACGGTTGAAAAAGCAAAAGCCTTACTTGGTATGTACAATGCTCAAATTCTTGATTATGCTCATGAAGGCGATGTTGTTCCATTTTCCCCTCCAGGTCCACGAATCGGCACGAAACGCTACATTAAGAACAACATAAAGAAAACAGGGAACTTTTTTAAGGATATGATGAACGCTCATATCCAAGCTGGTTTTAACTCAACAGATTTTTCTTCAGCATTTAAAAATGGGAGTGCGGAACAAATTTTTTATACGCCGGAACGGATAAAAGAATTGTCCGGGCGTTTTAGACATATTGAATCAGAATTAGATTCTATTAAAAGAAATTTATTGGATTATCAATGGTTTGAAGGCGACGAGCTTTATTATTTTGAAAAAAGTTTAAAGAATGAAGCCATGCCTGGTGGTCTCTATTCTGAATTAAGCGAGTATGAAATTGAAGATATGATCCGTGACATTGCAAAATTTAGCCGAAACGGCCAACCCTATCTACATGATCCTGACAAAATGGATGATGTGTTAAGTGGAATCGAGCAGGCTAAAAAAGAAATGGACGAGTTGGGCGGAGACACGTATCAAGCAGCTATAGTAATGGAAGCAAAAGACAAGGAATTATCGGAGAAAAGGATGAACTTTAAATGAGTATGTATAGTGGCGTAAAAGATACCATTAAGAAAGACATTGCTAGAGAAGAAGCAAAGGATCACCCGAATAAAATTTTGCTCGATGCCTGGAAGGAACAATATAAGGCTTACGAGTTAGCAGAAAAGAAAATGGCCCAACAATCTGCTTTAAAGAAGGCTATCAAGGCTAAAATGGATGATATGATTGAAGAAACCAAGAAACTGAAGGATAAGAATAGTAGCTCGTTTGAAAGTGCGAATACTCAAATTACTGCAGTAAAGGATGAATCACGTAATTGTTTTAAAGGAACAGCTGGCAGCAAGTATCGAGTGAAAGTTTCAAACAAGAATAAAACGATTATTGGTGTGAAAAATGATCATAGTAGCTTGGTGAAGTTAAGTGGCCGAAAGAAAGGCTTTTAATCTAAATTAGAAGTGAGGGGTAACTATAGTAGTTTTATTTTTAGTTATGATGTTTCGTAAAGCAAGTAAAATGCTGAATTAGGAGCATATTTTGAATACAAAAGAGAATTAATTAGAATTAAGAATACAGAAATAGTAAATAATAATGAATGAACAGGAGTGAATAAATTGGACTCAATGTTAACGCATAATCTTCATATTGTTAATTATTTAGACAGTTATATTGAAAATGAAAATAGTAAATTTGCTGTGATGATTGATGGTGAATGGGGGACAGGGAAAAGCTATTTTATTGAAAAATATTGTGAAACAAAAAAAAATACTGGAAGTCAAATTTATACTGTGTCGGCTTTTGGATTAAGAAAAATATCAGAATTAGAAAATCTAATTCTAGATTCAATATCTGGAGAAAGTGGCATGTTTAAAAAGGCATTAAAAAAATTATGGGGTAACACACGATTAGATGTTGATTTTGGTCCACTTACAACAGGTTTAAGTGGTGAAGATATAAAAGAAATATATCAAAAAGATTTTGAAAAAATAATAAAACAAAATAAAAATTGCTTAGTTATAATTGATGATTTTGAAAGGTCAGATATAAACTTTTCTGAAATGCTTGGTTTTTGTTCCCGCTTAATATTTGAAAATGGGATGAAAGTTATTCTTATTTGCAATGAATCAAAATTAAAAAATGAAAATGAAAAGAATACCATATATTTTGAGTTTAAAGAAAAAGTTATCGGAAAAAAATTCTCAATATACTCAGATGCTAATACAGCATTTAAAGTTTTTACTAAAGAGTTTGAAAACAAAAGTAAAATTAGTGGACAAGCAAGAAAATCTTTAGTTTTTAATGCACTAAATTTTATTAATAATAGGATAATAGATACGATTACAGAACAAGATACAAATTTAAGGATTTATCAATATGCTTTAAGTGATGTGATTTTCTTTATTGAAGAAATTTACAATGACTTGAATATTGATGATGAGTTTGTTACGAATAATAAAGAATATTTTGAAAAAATTATTTACAATAAGATGGTAACATATCTTAGTAATAACAACTTTTTCTATGTAACAAATTCAATAGACTCAAAAAAAATCAAACTAGATTCAGAGCAATTTTTACAGGATTTTTATAAATCTCGTGGAATGGATACTAGTACTCCCTTAATGGATGAATGGGTGCATATTAATTCTAAAGGAGATTTTAGCAAATATTCTAAACTAATAAAAATAGAAATAGAAAATAGACGAAGTAAAAGCATTGTTGAAAACTCACCAATGAATCTAATTAAAAAATTTCTTGATAATTTATATGATTTACCCAAAAATGGGATCACGAACATTATTGATATAAAAAATAAAATTATGGAAGGAGAGTCATATGATATTGGTGAAATATATCATTATCTATGTATTGTTGAATATTTAAATAAAAAAGGTATATCGGACTTGTATGTGCCTGAGGAATTTAAAGAAATTACAGACAAAAATAAAAGATTTGAAACAAAAGCAAAGTTTTACTCTAATACTGAAGGCTATATGGGTTATTCATTTCTAAGTCCGGATAAATATAGTAGAGAACTAGTCAAAATAAAAAAAGAATTAATGGTAATGAATTCAGTGGATGATCAAAAAAATATGGAAGCGAAGCTAAATGAATGTTCTTCAATAAAAAAACTTAATAAAGTAATAATTGAACTAAAAAAGAAAGAAATTGATTATGAATTGGATTTAAGTTTAATATTTGATGAAAAAAATAAAAAGTTTTCGCCAAAAAAAATTGTGAGTGACTTGATTTCTATTGATTATAGAGAAGGTGAGATTTTCATCAAAGAATTAATAAATAAAAAGGAAAATTTAAAAACAACTAAATTGCTTCAATATATACAAGAGGAGCTATTAAATCAAAAAGATAAATATCCAACTTCTTACAATGTGATTAAAATAGATCGCTTAATTACAGATATTGGAATAATTGATTATATGTGATAGTAAACAATAGGCAAAAACATTTGTTTATGCTGATTTCAAAAATAGCCTTAAAAAGGCTATTTTTTTTGTTTAAAACTGTGCCAATACTTGTGGCAAAATCAAATTACCATTAACTACTGTTTTTGCTATAAATATTACAAGGAGTTGTTCAAAAATGGAATACATTTACGGATACGCTTTAATTTATATAAATTGATTTTAATAGACGGTTTGAATTTAAAAATCAGTGACCAAAGTAAATGTTTATTTTATAAAAAAATACAACATTGTATAAAAACAATCTAAAAAAAGGGATTTAATTATCGTTTCATAAGGAATTTCTATTGTTTTGTTTACAAAATAATAGAGGTTTGATAACATTGTTTTTGGTAATGAAATTATATTAATTATTAAATGTAGAAAGGTGGTTAAAAAATGAAAAAAAACATTGTAATA
This Carnobacterium maltaromaticum DSM 20342 DNA region includes the following protein-coding sequences:
- a CDS encoding P-loop NTPase fold protein — translated: MLTHNLHIVNYLDSYIENENSKFAVMIDGEWGTGKSYFIEKYCETKKNTGSQIYTVSAFGLRKISELENLILDSISGESGMFKKALKKLWGNTRLDVDFGPLTTGLSGEDIKEIYQKDFEKIIKQNKNCLVIIDDFERSDINFSEMLGFCSRLIFENGMKVILICNESKLKNENEKNTIYFEFKEKVIGKKFSIYSDANTAFKVFTKEFENKSKISGQARKSLVFNALNFINNRIIDTITEQDTNLRIYQYALSDVIFFIEEIYNDLNIDDEFVTNNKEYFEKIIYNKMVTYLSNNNFFYVTNSIDSKKIKLDSEQFLQDFYKSRGMDTSTPLMDEWVHINSKGDFSKYSKLIKIEIENRRSKSIVENSPMNLIKKFLDNLYDLPKNGITNIIDIKNKIMEGESYDIGEIYHYLCIVEYLNKKGISDLYVPEEFKEITDKNKRFETKAKFYSNTEGYMGYSFLSPDKYSRELVKIKKELMVMNSVDDQKNMEAKLNECSSIKKLNKVIIELKKKEIDYELDLSLIFDEKNKKFSPKKIVSDLISIDYREGEIFIKELINKKENLKTTKLLQYIQEELLNQKDKYPTSYNVIKIDRLITDIGIIDYM